A genomic stretch from Gemmatimonadota bacterium includes:
- a CDS encoding integrase — MPVMLSKTYAALVAAGAPEAAASEAAEEIADYERRLSSMRSDIKLIKWILGVVLACVVVPLVKSFLE; from the coding sequence ATGCCGGTCATGCTATCCAAAACCTACGCCGCACTCGTAGCCGCTGGTGCTCCGGAAGCCGCCGCCAGCGAAGCCGCCGAAGAAATCGCGGACTACGAGCGGAGACTGTCTTCCATGCGGAGCGACATTAAACTGATTAAATGGATACTTGGCGTCGTGCTGGCGTGTGTCGTCGTTCCGCTGGTCAAGTCGTTTCTCGAGTAG
- a CDS encoding thiolase family protein: protein MTLKRVAIVAGGRTPFIKSGKAFAELDSLAMAQHAVRGMLDRSGIDPELIESVVFGTMTPDPLKPNLARELVFEAGLPIRAEAHTVASYCITGLRAATVVADAIAGGRIDVGLAGGVDSLTRASMDLFREPSTGLTMGEHMELTCKEWDIPRERQDEVALASHRNAVAARDKLAGEIHPLLGEEADSGPRADTSLEALSALKPVFDPENGTLTAGNSSPVTDGAAAVLMMSEGKAAECGLEPLAYIEGMAYAAHDPSEGLLMAPAIAVPRVLESGNVSLADMDLVEIHEAFAAQVLASAAAWERGWRGAPTGPVDWSRVNVNGSSIAVGHPWAATGTRILTTLANEMQRRDARYGLVSICAAGAMAGAFLLAR from the coding sequence ATGACCCTCAAGCGCGTCGCCATCGTCGCCGGCGGCCGGACGCCCTTCATCAAGTCGGGAAAGGCCTTTGCCGAGCTCGATTCCCTGGCCATGGCCCAGCACGCCGTGCGCGGCATGCTGGACCGGAGCGGGATCGACCCGGAGCTGATCGAATCCGTCGTCTTCGGCACGATGACGCCCGACCCGCTGAAGCCCAACCTGGCCCGGGAACTCGTCTTCGAGGCCGGCCTGCCGATCCGCGCCGAGGCCCATACCGTGGCCTCCTACTGCATCACCGGGCTGCGGGCGGCCACGGTCGTCGCCGACGCCATCGCCGGCGGACGCATCGACGTGGGCCTGGCCGGCGGGGTCGATTCGCTGACCCGCGCCTCCATGGACCTCTTCCGCGAGCCGTCCACGGGCCTGACCATGGGCGAACACATGGAGCTGACCTGCAAGGAGTGGGATATCCCGCGCGAAAGGCAGGACGAGGTGGCCCTGGCCAGCCATCGCAACGCCGTGGCAGCCCGCGACAAACTGGCCGGCGAGATTCATCCGCTGCTGGGGGAGGAAGCCGATTCCGGACCGCGGGCCGACACCTCGCTCGAGGCCCTGTCCGCGCTGAAGCCCGTCTTCGACCCGGAGAACGGGACGCTCACGGCGGGCAACTCGTCGCCCGTGACCGACGGCGCAGCGGCGGTGCTGATGATGAGCGAGGGAAAAGCCGCCGAATGCGGCCTGGAACCGCTGGCATACATCGAGGGCATGGCCTACGCCGCCCACGACCCTTCCGAGGGGCTGCTCATGGCGCCGGCTATCGCCGTGCCCCGGGTCCTCGAAAGCGGCAACGTGTCCCTGGCCGACATGGACCTCGTCGAGATCCACGAGGCCTTCGCGGCCCAGGTCCTGGCCAGCGCGGCCGCGTGGGAGCGGGGCTGGAGGGGCGCGCCGACGGGTCCGGTCGACTGGTCCCGCGTGAACGTCAACGGCAGCTCCATCGCCGTGGGCCATCCCTGGGCGGCCACGGGCACGCGCATCCTGACGACCCTGGCCAACGAGATGCAAAGGCGTGACGCCCGCTACGGTCTGGTCAGCATCTGCGCCGCCGGCGCCATGGCGGGCGCGTTCCTGCTGGCGCGTTAG